One segment of Kogia breviceps isolate mKogBre1 chromosome 14, mKogBre1 haplotype 1, whole genome shotgun sequence DNA contains the following:
- the VPS37D gene encoding vacuolar protein sorting-associated protein 37D isoform X1 codes for MYRARAARAGPEPGSPGRFGILSTGQLRDLLQDEPKLDRIVRLSRKFQGLQLEREACLASNYALAKENLALRPRLEMGRAALAIKYQELREVAESCADKLQRLEESMHRWSPHCALGWLQAELEEAEQEAEMEQLLLGERSLEAFLPAFQRGRALAHLRRTQAEKLQELLRRRERSGQPAPTAAADPPKSFPAAAVLPTGATRGPPAVPRSLPPLDSRPVPPLKGSPGCPLGPAPLLSPRPSQPEPPHR; via the exons ATGTACCGGGCCCGGGCGGCGCGGGCGGGGCCGGAGCCCGGCAGCCCGGGGCGCTTTGGGATCCTCAGCACCGGGCAGCTCCGGGACCTGCTTCAGGATGAGCCCAAGCTGGACCGGATCGTGCGGCTCAGCAGGAAG TTCCAGGGCCTGCAGCTGGAGCGCGAGGCATGCTTGGCCTCCAACTACGCTCTAGCCAAGGAGAACCTGGCACTGCGGCCCCGCCTGGAGATGGGCCGCGCTGCCCTGGCCATCAAGTACCAGGAGCTTCGGGAGGTGGCCGAGAGCTGTGCAGACAAGCTGCAGCGACTGG AAGAGAGCATGCACCGCTGGAGCCCCCACTGCGCGCTGGGCTGGCTGCAGGCTGAGCTGGAAGAAGCTGAGCAGGAGGCTGAG ATGGAGCAGCTGCTGCTGGGGGAGCGGAGCCTGGAGGCTTTCCTGCCCGCCTTCCAACGAGGCCGTGCCCTGGCCCACCTGAGGCGGACCCAGGCGGAGAAGCTGCAGGAGCTGCTACGGCGCCGGGAGCGGTCTGGCCAGCCAGCCCCCACTGCTGCTGCGGATCCCCCCAAATCCTTCCCTGCTGCCGCTGTCCTGCCCACTGGGGCCACCCGGGGGCCACCAGCAGTGCCCCGGAGCCTGCCCCCCTTGGACTCCCGCCCAGTGCCCCCGCTGAAGGGCTCCCCCGGGTGCCCTCTAGGCCCAGCCCCTCTGCTGAGCCCTCGGCCCTCGCAGCCAGAGCCCCCCCACCGGTAG
- the VPS37D gene encoding vacuolar protein sorting-associated protein 37D isoform X2 → MYRARAARAGPEPGSPGRFGILSTGQLRDLLQDEPKLDRIVRLSRKFQGLQLEREACLASNYALAKENLALRPRLEMGRAALAIKYQELREVAESCADKLQRLEESMHRWSPHCALGWLQAELEEAEQEAEEQMEQLLLGERSLEAFLPAFQRGRALAHLRRTQAEKLQELLRRRERSGQPAPTAAADPPKSFPAAAVLPTGATRGPPAVPRSLPPLDSRPVPPLKGSPGCPLGPAPLLSPRPSQPEPPHR, encoded by the exons ATGTACCGGGCCCGGGCGGCGCGGGCGGGGCCGGAGCCCGGCAGCCCGGGGCGCTTTGGGATCCTCAGCACCGGGCAGCTCCGGGACCTGCTTCAGGATGAGCCCAAGCTGGACCGGATCGTGCGGCTCAGCAGGAAG TTCCAGGGCCTGCAGCTGGAGCGCGAGGCATGCTTGGCCTCCAACTACGCTCTAGCCAAGGAGAACCTGGCACTGCGGCCCCGCCTGGAGATGGGCCGCGCTGCCCTGGCCATCAAGTACCAGGAGCTTCGGGAGGTGGCCGAGAGCTGTGCAGACAAGCTGCAGCGACTGG AAGAGAGCATGCACCGCTGGAGCCCCCACTGCGCGCTGGGCTGGCTGCAGGCTGAGCTGGAAGAAGCTGAGCAGGAGGCTGAG GAGCAGATGGAGCAGCTGCTGCTGGGGGAGCGGAGCCTGGAGGCTTTCCTGCCCGCCTTCCAACGAGGCCGTGCCCTGGCCCACCTGAGGCGGACCCAGGCGGAGAAGCTGCAGGAGCTGCTACGGCGCCGGGAGCGGTCTGGCCAGCCAGCCCCCACTGCTGCTGCGGATCCCCCCAAATCCTTCCCTGCTGCCGCTGTCCTGCCCACTGGGGCCACCCGGGGGCCACCAGCAGTGCCCCGGAGCCTGCCCCCCTTGGACTCCCGCCCAGTGCCCCCGCTGAAGGGCTCCCCCGGGTGCCCTCTAGGCCCAGCCCCTCTGCTGAGCCCTCGGCCCTCGCAGCCAGAGCCCCCCCACCGGTAG